Proteins from a genomic interval of Corynebacterium freiburgense:
- the nrdI gene encoding class Ib ribonucleoside-diphosphate reductase assembly flavoprotein NrdI, translating to MLIVYFSSATENTHRFVAKLGFPSVRIPLHKKDEPLQVNEPYVLICPTYGGGVSIAGGDPRPVPVQVIRFLNDPHNRSLIRAVIASGNTNFGEDFGKAGDIIAAKTGVPFVYRFELMGNDEDVRRVREGLTEYAARLGLSPVGVGGAK from the coding sequence ATGCTTATTGTGTATTTTTCCTCCGCTACCGAAAACACCCACCGGTTTGTTGCTAAATTAGGTTTTCCATCGGTTCGTATTCCCTTGCATAAAAAGGATGAACCGTTGCAGGTCAATGAGCCGTATGTACTGATTTGCCCTACATATGGTGGTGGGGTTTCCATTGCAGGGGGTGATCCTCGGCCGGTCCCAGTGCAGGTTATTCGGTTTTTAAATGACCCACACAATCGGAGTTTGATCCGTGCGGTTATTGCCAGTGGTAATACAAATTTCGGTGAAGACTTCGGAAAAGCCGGGGATATTATTGCCGCTAAGACGGGAGTTCCTTTTGTGTATAGGTTTGAGCTTATGGGTAATGATGAAGATGTACGGCGTGTGCGTGAAGGTCTAACAGAGTATGCAGCACGGTTGGGGCTTTCTCCGGTAGGCGTGGGAGGTGCAAAGTAA
- the nrdH gene encoding glutaredoxin-like protein NrdH produces the protein MAITVYSKPACVQCTATKKALDRAGLDYTLVDISMDDDARDYVLALGYLQAPVVEANGEHWSGFRPERIRGLAAQVA, from the coding sequence ATGGCTATCACCGTCTACAGTAAGCCTGCATGTGTTCAGTGCACCGCTACCAAGAAGGCTCTTGACCGTGCTGGCCTTGATTACACCCTTGTGGACATCAGCATGGATGATGACGCCCGCGATTATGTCCTGGCGCTTGGGTACCTTCAGGCCCCTGTTGTTGAGGCTAATGGTGAACACTGGTCTGGTTTCCGCCCGGAGCGCATTCGAGGACTTGCCGCGCAGGTTGCCTAG
- the ykgO gene encoding type B 50S ribosomal protein L36, which yields MKVRNSLRSLKNKPGAQVVRRRGKVYVINKKEPRFKARQG from the coding sequence ATGAAGGTCCGTAATTCCCTTCGGTCGCTGAAGAATAAGCCGGGCGCCCAGGTTGTGCGTCGTCGCGGCAAGGTCTATGTGATCAATAAAAAAGAGCCTCGTTTCAAGGCTCGCCAAGGCTAA
- the nadE gene encoding ammonia-dependent NAD(+) synthetase, whose protein sequence is MKTNSLQTTIRTQLHTKQTIDPAQEVMDRVNFLSNYLQTTGLKGFCLGISGGQDSTLAGRLAQLAVEQHRSTGGNAEFWALRLPYGVQFDEADAQIALDFIRPDHQGTINIQEATDAAAIATAKALGVAQLTDFNKGNIKARQRMLVQYAVAGEFGLAVIGTDHAAENITGFFTKFGDGAADLLPLAGLNKRQGAAMLEYLGAPPSTWEKVPTADLEDNKPALPDEVTLGVSYQRIDDYLEGRDVDTQAAERLEHLWRIGQHKRHLPITPHDTWWRTN, encoded by the coding sequence ATGAAAACTAACTCCTTGCAAACCACAATACGCACCCAACTTCATACCAAACAAACCATCGATCCAGCCCAAGAAGTAATGGATCGCGTGAATTTTTTATCGAACTACCTCCAAACCACCGGACTGAAAGGATTCTGCTTAGGTATCTCCGGCGGCCAAGACTCCACCCTTGCGGGCAGATTGGCCCAACTTGCTGTAGAACAGCACCGTTCCACCGGCGGCAACGCAGAATTCTGGGCCCTGCGCCTACCCTACGGTGTGCAATTCGACGAAGCAGACGCCCAGATCGCACTCGATTTTATTCGCCCCGACCACCAAGGCACTATTAATATCCAAGAGGCTACCGACGCCGCGGCCATCGCTACCGCAAAAGCCTTAGGGGTGGCCCAACTCACCGACTTTAATAAAGGAAATATCAAAGCCCGACAACGAATGCTTGTGCAATACGCAGTGGCCGGTGAATTCGGGCTCGCAGTCATCGGCACCGACCATGCCGCTGAAAATATCACCGGATTTTTCACTAAATTCGGTGATGGTGCCGCCGATCTTCTCCCCCTGGCAGGCTTAAATAAACGCCAAGGTGCGGCAATGCTCGAATACCTTGGAGCACCACCATCTACATGGGAGAAAGTCCCCACCGCTGACTTAGAAGACAATAAACCCGCCCTCCCCGATGAAGTTACCCTAGGGGTAAGCTACCAGCGTATCGACGACTACCTTGAAGGTCGGGACGTCGATACGCAAGCTGCAGAGCGACTCGAACACTTATGGCGAATCGGCCAACATAAACGCCACCTCCCCATCACCCCCCATGACACCTGGTGGCGCACAAACTAA
- a CDS encoding pyridoxamine 5'-phosphate oxidase family protein codes for MAEQSEIIKVLSEDECYERLASQQLGRIVVRRADDMDIFPVNYVVDDRCVYLRSAEGNKVFTIALNHDVLFEVDVVDESTAWSVVVKGDAQLLTHSDEITHADSLPLKPWLPTLKYNYVKITPNTISGRSFILGEEPERY; via the coding sequence ATGGCTGAGCAGAGTGAAATTATCAAGGTACTAAGTGAAGACGAGTGCTATGAGCGGTTGGCTTCGCAGCAATTGGGTCGAATTGTTGTTCGCCGTGCGGACGATATGGATATTTTCCCCGTGAACTACGTTGTAGACGATCGCTGTGTCTATTTGCGTTCGGCCGAGGGCAATAAGGTGTTTACCATTGCCTTAAATCATGATGTGCTGTTTGAGGTCGATGTCGTGGATGAGTCTACAGCCTGGTCGGTGGTAGTAAAGGGGGATGCGCAGCTATTAACTCATAGCGATGAGATTACGCATGCGGATTCATTGCCATTAAAACCATGGCTGCCCACATTAAAGTACAACTATGTAAAGATCACGCCGAATACTATTTCGGGTCGTTCATTTATTCTCGGTGAGGAACCAGAACGTTATTAG
- a CDS encoding flavodoxin family protein yields the protein MKALIIYETYFGNTKNVAEAIQAGLHDRGVETQISTASDAPKTFETDILIIGAPTHNRRLPNPTSRAKADPNNTTTGVAEWLAENTLQPVPYLAAFDTVTGTSWLTGSAAKRIAKIMHKQHPKSAVQTRSFVVTGNEGPLAEKELDAARTWGRLIAADAKQ from the coding sequence ATGAAAGCACTCATTATTTACGAAACATACTTCGGAAACACCAAAAATGTCGCCGAAGCCATTCAGGCTGGGCTCCACGACCGCGGCGTCGAGACGCAGATCAGCACAGCCTCCGATGCGCCCAAAACCTTTGAAACTGACATTCTTATTATCGGTGCGCCCACCCATAACCGACGGCTCCCCAACCCCACCAGCCGCGCCAAAGCCGACCCAAATAACACCACAACCGGCGTCGCCGAATGGCTTGCCGAAAACACACTCCAACCAGTCCCGTATCTGGCAGCATTTGACACCGTTACAGGCACGAGTTGGCTCACCGGATCCGCCGCAAAACGTATCGCCAAAATTATGCACAAACAACACCCCAAATCAGCCGTGCAAACCCGCAGCTTTGTCGTCACCGGAAATGAAGGCCCACTCGCCGAAAAAGAACTCGACGCCGCTCGCACATGGGGACGCCTCATTGCTGCGGACGCTAAACAATAG
- a CDS encoding thioesterase family protein: MSEDQTSLGIAIETTHSAASTPGMTVRAKATVLESGAKKVKWAVEAHDDVELIGSGTHTRAIVNAQRFIDHVNAKAEQCRATTLS, from the coding sequence TTGTCGGAGGATCAAACCAGCCTTGGCATTGCGATTGAAACAACGCATAGTGCTGCATCGACACCCGGGATGACTGTCAGAGCGAAGGCGACTGTGCTTGAAAGCGGCGCCAAGAAAGTCAAATGGGCGGTCGAGGCACATGACGATGTCGAACTGATCGGCAGTGGTACACACACCCGCGCAATCGTTAATGCACAACGCTTTATCGACCACGTCAACGCCAAAGCCGAACAGTGTAGGGCAACAACGCTGAGCTAA
- a CDS encoding DUF2254 family protein → MRHIYRRLTSLANSFWAVPVLCVISAVVLAEFVVAFDRSLPPGMRLAILNSVLELGIDGSRALLGGIGAATFGAAATAFSITVSVIATASTSYGPRLVGDFMADRKNQWILGTLVSTFVYTTLVLRTVRTATDDGEPFVPRMAVGIAILLAILNVFLIIAFIHHTSISIRVETLTTGVSRGFRKTLDRELKLNKDRTERASQAGHAIKEAPEGGTLIRAHREGYIIDIDIDSLVQALSNDGGRAPISLSTKSESIPNLHANNVW, encoded by the coding sequence GTGCGACATATTTACCGACGCCTTACATCACTTGCCAATAGTTTTTGGGCAGTGCCAGTTCTCTGCGTAATCTCTGCAGTTGTTCTTGCCGAATTTGTGGTTGCGTTTGACCGCTCTTTACCTCCTGGTATGCGGCTAGCCATCCTTAACTCAGTATTGGAACTAGGTATCGACGGCTCTCGCGCGCTGCTTGGCGGCATTGGTGCAGCCACCTTTGGCGCCGCCGCCACCGCCTTTTCAATTACAGTTTCCGTAATTGCAACTGCAAGTACCAGCTACGGCCCGCGTCTAGTTGGCGACTTTATGGCAGACCGCAAAAACCAGTGGATACTTGGTACTTTAGTATCCACTTTTGTCTACACCACTCTTGTACTACGCACAGTCCGGACGGCCACCGATGATGGTGAGCCTTTCGTACCGCGCATGGCTGTTGGCATTGCAATTCTTCTCGCCATTTTGAATGTGTTTCTTATAATCGCGTTTATTCACCACACATCTATTTCCATTCGGGTGGAGACCTTAACAACAGGTGTATCCCGAGGATTCCGTAAAACACTAGATCGAGAACTCAAACTTAATAAAGACCGAACGGAACGAGCATCTCAAGCCGGGCACGCCATCAAAGAAGCCCCAGAAGGCGGAACACTCATTCGCGCACACCGCGAAGGCTATATTATCGACATTGATATTGACAGTCTTGTCCAGGCACTTTCAAATGACGGCGGACGTGCGCCGATATCACTTTCGACCAAGAGCGAATCAATACCGAACTTGCACGCGAACAACGTCTGGTAA
- a CDS encoding VOC family protein: MTTFAPTSIILYVTDVNVSTEFYRAALDKEPVEIFQDFAIFALTNDVTIGLQTRSEIDPKAQGAPGSVELSMSYAKRNDVDTLHRRWSGLGFQIALAPTELEFGYTFVATDPDGHRLRVCATDTSGINELST; this comes from the coding sequence ATGACCACATTCGCGCCAACAAGCATTATTCTTTACGTCACTGATGTCAATGTGAGCACGGAATTCTACCGTGCCGCGCTTGATAAAGAACCAGTTGAAATATTCCAAGACTTCGCTATTTTCGCATTGACCAACGACGTCACTATTGGGCTCCAAACTCGCAGTGAAATCGACCCTAAAGCTCAAGGTGCACCTGGCAGCGTCGAACTTTCAATGAGCTATGCCAAGCGTAACGACGTCGATACGCTCCACCGCAGATGGTCAGGCCTAGGCTTCCAAATCGCACTCGCCCCCACAGAACTCGAATTCGGATATACCTTTGTAGCCACAGACCCTGACGGCCACCGATTGCGAGTATGCGCAACTGACACCAGCGGGATCAATGAATTAAGCACATAA
- a CDS encoding DsbA family protein, with the protein MSNKVKNPNEKSNGFLWALLIVLLLAVGLVGYIVVSGKSAKQEALLGDYQKESVAFEAKLEDGAVVLKSDKATDSTPVVDLYEDFSCPACASLAEHSDADMKKAIEDGKLVVNVRSLNFLDRGNNDGHSTRAGTSAQKLASAGEAEAYWNYRVFLMKQQSSIQGKWGLDDFASAASKLGSAESTVNAIQEGNQDDYLKATQTNSKKLEGDIGNVSSPHVIYKGEDVPLENWVETVVNG; encoded by the coding sequence GTGAGCAATAAAGTTAAAAACCCAAATGAAAAAAGCAATGGCTTCCTCTGGGCATTGCTAATCGTACTTCTGCTTGCCGTGGGCCTTGTAGGCTACATTGTGGTCAGCGGCAAATCCGCCAAACAGGAAGCCCTCCTTGGCGATTACCAAAAAGAATCCGTTGCATTCGAAGCGAAGCTCGAAGACGGTGCAGTGGTATTGAAGTCTGATAAAGCAACCGATTCGACTCCGGTAGTTGACCTTTATGAAGACTTTTCCTGCCCAGCCTGTGCTAGTCTTGCCGAACACTCAGATGCGGACATGAAAAAAGCCATCGAGGACGGCAAACTCGTTGTGAATGTACGCAGCCTCAATTTCCTCGATCGTGGGAATAACGATGGACACTCCACCAGGGCTGGTACTTCCGCTCAAAAACTCGCATCTGCAGGCGAAGCTGAAGCTTATTGGAATTACCGAGTTTTCCTAATGAAGCAACAATCCAGCATCCAAGGAAAATGGGGCCTCGATGACTTTGCCAGCGCAGCCTCCAAACTCGGCTCCGCCGAAAGCACAGTAAACGCTATTCAAGAAGGCAACCAAGACGACTACCTCAAAGCCACACAAACCAATAGCAAGAAACTCGAAGGCGATATTGGCAATGTCTCCTCCCCACATGTGATCTACAAAGGCGAAGATGTGCCTCTAGAAAACTGGGTTGAAACCGTAGTGAACGGCTAA
- a CDS encoding MauE/DoxX family redox-associated membrane protein yields the protein MSVTAKNVSTPATGVVSEIVSALARFGLAAVWIVSGWLKIADPVATKQSVLAYEIFNAQISYLIADILPPLEIALGILLILGVFLRATGIVSALIFVAFIGGIASAWARGLTIDCGCFGGGGYDASVTGWTYFVEILRDIAFIAMAAWTAYRPFRRFAIYP from the coding sequence GTGTCCGTAACCGCAAAAAACGTATCGACGCCCGCGACCGGCGTTGTCAGTGAAATCGTTTCAGCACTCGCGCGTTTTGGGCTGGCTGCCGTGTGGATTGTAAGCGGTTGGTTGAAAATCGCCGACCCTGTGGCCACAAAACAATCGGTTCTTGCCTATGAAATTTTCAACGCCCAAATAAGTTACCTTATAGCTGATATTTTGCCGCCTCTGGAAATCGCCTTGGGGATCCTGCTTATCCTCGGTGTATTTCTCCGAGCAACGGGAATTGTTTCCGCACTGATTTTCGTTGCTTTTATTGGAGGTATTGCTTCCGCCTGGGCCCGTGGACTCACCATTGACTGCGGCTGTTTTGGTGGCGGTGGCTATGATGCTTCCGTTACAGGCTGGACATACTTCGTGGAAATCCTGCGCGATATTGCATTTATTGCAATGGCTGCCTGGACTGCGTATCGTCCATTTCGGCGATTTGCCATTTACCCGTAA
- the pgm gene encoding phosphoglucomutase (alpha-D-glucose-1,6-bisphosphate-dependent) yields the protein MAHERAGQLAEDRDLIDIAELVTAYYTRQPDPENPDQQVVFGTSGHRGSSLDAAFNEHHILATTQAIVEFRERAGITGPVFIGRDTHALSEPAMVSALEVLLAHGLTVLVDAAGRYTPTPAVSHAILAHNAKLDGGVTGSDPKRADGIVITPSHNPPRDGGFKYNPPNGGPADTDATDWIADRANEILRGGLKDVKRTPVEGVLDSRAVRYEYLQNYVSDLPNVVDLAAIRNAGVRIGADPMGGASVDYWGAIADAHGLNLTVVNPKVDATWRFMTLDTDGKIRMDCSSPNSMASLVHNRDKFDIATGNDADADRHGIVTPDAGLMNPNHYLAVAIEYLFAHRPGWAADTAVGKTLVSSSMIDRVVAELGRKLIEVPVGFKWFVPGLIDGSVGFGGEESAGASFLRHNGTVWSTDKDGIILDLLASEITAVTGKTPSARYAELAAKFGAPVYARTDAEANREQKAVLKKLSPEQVTASTLAGETITAKLTQAPGNGAAIGGLKVTTENAWFAARPSGTEDKYKIYAESFLGAEHLAQVQQEAQALVSSVLG from the coding sequence ATGGCTCATGAACGCGCTGGTCAGCTTGCCGAAGATCGTGATTTGATTGATATTGCCGAGCTTGTTACTGCGTATTACACTCGCCAGCCGGATCCGGAGAATCCTGATCAGCAGGTGGTGTTTGGTACGTCGGGGCATCGGGGTAGTTCATTGGATGCTGCGTTTAATGAGCATCATATTTTGGCTACTACGCAGGCGATTGTGGAGTTTCGGGAGCGCGCGGGGATCACCGGTCCGGTGTTTATTGGTCGTGATACGCACGCACTTTCGGAGCCGGCGATGGTGTCTGCGTTGGAGGTGTTGCTTGCGCATGGTTTGACTGTGCTTGTCGACGCCGCGGGTCGTTATACGCCTACTCCGGCGGTGTCGCATGCGATTCTTGCGCATAATGCGAAGCTTGATGGTGGAGTGACGGGTTCGGATCCGAAACGCGCCGATGGGATTGTGATTACGCCGTCGCATAATCCGCCTCGGGATGGTGGGTTTAAATACAATCCTCCAAATGGTGGCCCGGCTGATACGGACGCCACCGATTGGATTGCGGATCGTGCGAATGAGATTCTTCGGGGAGGTTTGAAGGATGTGAAGCGCACTCCGGTGGAGGGTGTGCTTGATTCTCGCGCGGTGCGCTATGAGTATTTGCAGAATTATGTGTCTGATCTCCCGAATGTGGTTGACCTGGCTGCTATTCGCAATGCGGGCGTGCGGATCGGTGCAGATCCGATGGGTGGTGCCTCGGTAGATTATTGGGGTGCTATTGCGGATGCCCATGGTTTGAACCTCACAGTGGTGAATCCGAAGGTCGATGCAACATGGCGGTTTATGACCCTGGATACTGATGGCAAGATTCGCATGGATTGTTCCTCCCCGAATTCAATGGCTTCATTGGTGCATAATCGCGATAAGTTTGATATTGCGACCGGTAATGATGCGGATGCGGACCGGCATGGCATTGTGACTCCTGACGCCGGTTTGATGAATCCTAATCACTATCTTGCTGTTGCAATCGAGTATCTATTCGCGCACCGTCCAGGTTGGGCTGCTGATACAGCGGTGGGGAAGACCCTTGTTTCCTCGTCAATGATTGATCGTGTTGTGGCAGAGCTAGGGCGGAAACTTATTGAAGTTCCTGTTGGTTTTAAGTGGTTTGTACCAGGGCTTATCGATGGTTCGGTTGGTTTCGGCGGTGAGGAATCTGCGGGCGCTTCTTTCTTGCGCCACAATGGCACCGTATGGTCCACCGATAAAGACGGGATTATTCTTGATCTTTTGGCGAGCGAGATTACTGCGGTAACAGGGAAAACACCTTCGGCTCGCTACGCGGAACTTGCTGCTAAGTTTGGTGCACCGGTGTATGCCCGAACGGATGCTGAGGCCAACCGCGAACAGAAGGCGGTGCTAAAGAAACTGTCACCGGAGCAGGTCACGGCGTCGACACTCGCGGGTGAGACGATTACCGCAAAGCTTACGCAGGCCCCAGGTAATGGTGCGGCTATTGGTGGCCTTAAGGTGACCACTGAAAATGCCTGGTTTGCGGCGCGGCCGTCGGGCACAGAGGATAAGTATAAGATCTATGCTGAATCCTTCCTCGGCGCTGAGCACCTTGCACAGGTTCAGCAAGAAGCCCAGGCATTGGTAAGCTCAGTGTTAGGCTAA